A part of Hippopotamus amphibius kiboko isolate mHipAmp2 chromosome 16, mHipAmp2.hap2, whole genome shotgun sequence genomic DNA contains:
- the PRODH2 gene encoding hydroxyproline dehydrogenase produces the protein MLRSCRVICSQAGRSSGGWQPLSFDGGAFHLKGMGELTRALLVLRLCAWPPLVTHGLTLQAWSQRLLGSRLSGALLRASIYGQFVAGETTEEVRGCVQQLQTLGLCPLLAVPTEEEPDSAVKTGEAWYEGNLGAMLRCVDLSRGLLETPGPTGSILMQLKITALMSTRLCKELTSWVRRPGGSLELSPERLAEAMDSGRDLQISCLNAEQTQHLQASLSRLHRVVQHARAQHVRLLVDAEYTCLNPALSLLVAALATRWNSPREGGPWVWNTYQAYLKDTYERLKQDAEAADRAGLAFGVKLVRGAYLDKERELARLQGTEDPTQPDYEATSQSYSHCLELILTQVSHRGHMCQLMVASHNEDSVRQATKRMWELGIPLDGPVCFGQLLGMCDHVSLALGQAGYAVYKSIPYGSLEEVIPYLIRRAQENRSVLQGVRRERELLSQELWRRLLGRGLRVPH, from the exons ATGCTCCGGTCCTGTCGTGTGATCTGCTCCCAAGCTGGCCGCTCCTCTGGAGGCTGGCAGCCCCTAAGCTTTGATGGTGGGGCCTTCCATCTCAAAGGCATGGGAGAACTGACCCGGGCTTTGCTGGTGCTGCGGCTGTGTGCCTGGCCCCCCCTGGTTACCCACGGCCTGACG CTCCAAGCCTGGTCTCAGCGACTCCTGGGCTCCCGGCTCTCGGGCGCGCTTCTCCGAGCATCTATCTACGGGCAGTTTGTGGCTGGTGAGACCACAGAGGAGGTGAGGGGCTGTGTCCAACAGCTCCAGACCCTAGGCCTCTGTCCTCTGCTGGCAGTGCCCACTGAGGAGGAGCCAGACTCAGCAGTCAAGACTGG TGAGGCCTGGTATGAGGGGAACCTTGGCGCTATGCTGCGATGCGTGGATCTGTCACGAGGCCTCCTGGAGACGCCTGGCCCGACTGGAAGCATCCTCATGCAGCTGAAGATCACGGCGCTCATGAGCACTCGGCTCTGT AAAGAGCTAACGTCGTGGGTCCGAAGGCCGGGGGGTTCCTTGGAGCTGAGCCCCGAGAGACTGGCAGAAGCCATGGACTCTGGGCGG GACCTCCAGATCTCCTGCCTCAACGCCGAGCAAACCCAGCATCTGCAGGCCTCCCTGAGCCGCTTGCATCGGGTGGTACAG CACGCCCGGGCCCAGCACGTGAGGCTCCTGGTGGATGCTGAGTACACCTGCTTGAACCCTGCACTCTCTCTGCTGGTGGCTGCCCTGGCCACACGCTGGAACAGCCCCAGGGAAGGTGGGCCCTGGGTTTGGAACACTTACCAGGCCTATCTGAAG GACACCTACGAGCGGCTGAAGCAGGATGCTGAGGCCGCAGACAGGGCTGGCCTGGCCTTCGGGGTGAAGTTGGTACGAGGGGCGTATCTGGACAAGGAGAGAGAGTTGGCCCGGCTCCAGGGGACCGAAGACCCCACTCAGCCTGACTACGAGGCTACCAGTCAGAG TTACAGCCACTGTCTGGAGCTGATACTGACCCAAGTGTCCCATCGTGGCCACATGTGCCAACTCATGGTGGCTTCCCACAATGAGGACTCTGTTCGCCAGGCAACCAAGCG CATGTGGGAGCTGGGCATTCCTCTGGATGGGCCTGTCTGTTTTGGACAACTTCTGGGGATGTGTGACCATGTCTCCTTGGCACTGG GGCAGGCCGGCTATGCCGTGTACAAGTCCATCCCCTatggctccctggaggaggtgatccCCTACCTGATCCGGAGGGCCCAGGAGAACCGAAGTGTGCTGCAGGGTGTCCGCAGGGAACGGGAGCTGCTTAGCCAAGAACTCTGGAGGAGGCTGCTGGGGCGGGGACTGAGGGTACCCCATTAG